Proteins from a single region of Cytophagaceae bacterium:
- a CDS encoding tail fiber domain-containing protein: MKHYYLLLSFIILSFGLKAQQTIQDQTKSFTITPSGITSGRILNNDTTNLALGKDALKNNVDSKNNTAVGKNALKNHNGNGTPSEEADYSRSANSAFGASAMEFDSAGTENSAFGFRAMRNNKTGFSNASFGSHALSSNVSGKWNSAFGASSMTSNQTGDNNQAFGNSALRALISGTRNNAFGFSALSDGTVFSDNNAFGSNALEKNETGQYNVAMGNAALLLNISGSRNIAIGHAALWSNNNNGNVAIGDSAMYTNTGGAENVAIGNFSMHENTSGRYNVAVGALTLDRNSIGSENVAMGYGSLGFNLTGNNNVAIGSYSLSNNIDGNNNIVIGNSAMSINTSAQNNIIIGNNAGSYLTGNNQLIIENSDSLNSLIQGDFIGNKVGINRAKADLDTNPATFQVNGNASKNTAGNWLSHSDQRLKKEIVSLESESTLDKVLNMRGVTYYWNDSKTGTDRPKELQYGFVAQELQKVFPEKVKTDGKGYLMAAYGDFDPMLVEAIKALNAKIERLQSERDGLQSRLEKIEAVLSIVKPEN; this comes from the coding sequence ATGAAACATTATTATTTATTATTATCGTTTATCATTTTATCATTTGGCCTGAAAGCTCAGCAGACCATTCAGGACCAAACCAAAAGTTTCACCATAACACCTTCAGGTATTACCTCAGGGAGAATTCTAAACAATGACACCACCAACCTTGCCCTTGGAAAAGACGCCTTAAAAAACAACGTAGATTCCAAAAACAACACTGCGGTAGGGAAAAATGCATTAAAAAATCACAACGGTAATGGCACCCCCTCAGAAGAAGCAGACTACAGCCGAAGTGCCAACTCGGCCTTTGGGGCGAGTGCCATGGAGTTTGACTCAGCAGGGACTGAAAATAGTGCATTTGGCTTTAGAGCCATGAGAAATAACAAAACGGGCTTTTCTAATGCGTCCTTTGGATCTCATGCTTTAAGTTCCAATGTGTCTGGAAAGTGGAATTCTGCCTTCGGAGCCAGTTCTATGACTTCCAATCAAACAGGTGACAATAATCAGGCATTTGGAAATAGTGCTTTGAGGGCATTGATTTCTGGTACAAGAAACAATGCATTTGGTTTTTCGGCCTTGAGTGACGGCACTGTATTTTCAGACAACAATGCATTTGGAAGTAATGCTTTGGAAAAAAATGAGACAGGTCAATACAATGTTGCAATGGGAAATGCCGCTTTGCTTTTAAATATCTCAGGTTCTAGAAATATCGCTATCGGCCATGCTGCACTTTGGAGTAACAATAATAATGGTAACGTGGCAATTGGTGATTCTGCAATGTACACCAACACAGGAGGAGCTGAAAACGTTGCCATTGGAAATTTTTCTATGCATGAAAACACATCAGGAAGATATAATGTGGCCGTTGGAGCTTTGACTTTGGATAGAAATTCTATCGGGAGTGAAAATGTTGCAATGGGCTATGGAAGTCTTGGCTTTAACTTAACAGGTAATAATAATGTTGCTATTGGAAGCTATTCCCTTTCAAATAATATTGATGGAAATAATAATATAGTCATCGGAAATAGTGCAATGAGTATCAATACTTCTGCCCAAAATAATATCATAATCGGAAATAATGCAGGCTCTTATTTGACCGGAAATAATCAATTAATAATTGAAAACTCAGATAGCCTAAATTCACTCATTCAGGGAGATTTTATTGGAAATAAAGTAGGTATAAACAGAGCGAAAGCTGATCTGGATACTAATCCGGCTACTTTTCAGGTAAATGGAAATGCTTCAAAAAACACTGCAGGCAATTGGCTTTCCCACTCTGACCAAAGACTCAAAAAAGAAATAGTTTCGCTGGAAAGTGAGTCAACGCTTGATAAGGTATTGAATATGAGAGGGGTAACTTACTACTGGAACGATTCCAAAACAGGCACTGACCGCCCCAAAGAATTACAGTATGGTTTTGTAGCACAGGAACTGCAAAAAGTGTTTCCTGAAAAAGTAAAAACTGATGGAAAGGGATATCTGATGGCAGCTTATGGCGACTTTGATCCTATGCTGGTGGAAGCCATTAAAGCATTGAATGCTAAAATTGAAAGGCTCCAGTCTGAACGGGATGGACTTCAAAGCAGATTGGAGAAAATTGAGGCTGTTTTGTCAATTGTAAAACCAGAAAATTAA
- a CDS encoding ATP-grasp domain-containing protein: MNKLTNVLVYPCGAESGLEIHLALKDIINIRVVGASGKQDHGRMVYKNYYRDFPYVGSPEFIDTLNQLIEKEAIDIILPTHDSVLLFLARNAAKINTRIAFPSLEATEICRSKKKIYDLFQEYDFCPEVYDDIEKIENFPVYAKLDEGQGSKGAFIVKVKKQLTDLEDIENFVVMELLPGEELTIDCFTDRHGRVQFVGPRNRKRVSDGISVNSNSVPATDEIRTIAKIVSDEIGIRGSWYFQLKKDVKGKFKLLEASVKVAGNSNTFRGIGVNLPLLMVYDYLDYDVEVFHNDYGIEVDRCLQSRYNIELEYDTIYIDFDDTITKNKEVNPNVMMFLYHQKQKKRTIKLITKHIHDLDQTLENLAIHKGIFDEIIHLKMEDEKYRYIKEKEKVIFIDNAYGERAKVKKELNIPVFDVDTIPTLIDWRE, translated from the coding sequence ATGAATAAATTAACCAACGTCCTCGTATATCCATGCGGTGCCGAAAGCGGCCTAGAAATACACCTGGCTCTGAAAGACATCATAAATATAAGAGTTGTAGGTGCTTCGGGAAAACAGGACCATGGACGCATGGTGTACAAAAACTATTACAGAGATTTCCCTTATGTTGGCAGCCCTGAATTTATTGATACACTCAATCAACTCATTGAAAAAGAAGCCATTGACATAATACTTCCTACACACGATTCCGTTCTTTTGTTCCTGGCCAGAAATGCAGCAAAAATCAATACCCGAATAGCATTTCCAAGCCTTGAGGCCACGGAGATTTGCAGAAGTAAAAAGAAAATTTATGACCTTTTCCAGGAATATGATTTCTGTCCGGAAGTCTATGATGATATCGAAAAAATAGAAAACTTCCCCGTATATGCCAAGCTTGATGAGGGGCAAGGCAGCAAGGGAGCTTTTATTGTAAAAGTCAAAAAACAGCTAACCGACCTGGAAGATATAGAAAACTTTGTGGTCATGGAGCTGCTTCCAGGTGAAGAACTGACCATTGATTGCTTCACCGACCGCCATGGCAGAGTGCAGTTTGTAGGTCCCAGAAACCGCAAAAGAGTATCTGATGGAATAAGTGTAAACAGTAACTCAGTACCGGCAACAGATGAAATCAGAACTATCGCTAAAATTGTTTCAGATGAAATCGGTATTCGTGGATCCTGGTATTTTCAGTTGAAGAAAGATGTCAAAGGGAAATTTAAACTGCTTGAAGCCTCGGTAAAAGTGGCCGGAAACTCCAATACATTCAGAGGCATTGGGGTTAATCTGCCCTTACTGATGGTATATGACTACCTCGACTATGATGTGGAGGTATTTCACAACGATTATGGCATAGAAGTGGACCGCTGTTTACAGAGTCGATACAATATTGAGTTGGAATACGATACCATCTACATCGATTTTGATGATACTATTACCAAAAATAAGGAGGTAAATCCTAATGTGATGATGTTTTTGTATCATCAAAAACAAAAAAAACGCACGATAAAACTCATCACCAAGCATATTCATGATTTGGACCAAACACTTGAAAACCTTGCAATACACAAAGGGATTTTTGATGAAATCATCCACCTGAAAATGGAAGATGAGAAATACCGCTATATAAAGGAAAAAGAGAAGGTGATTTTTATCGACAATGCTTACGGTGAAAGAGCCAAAGTCAAAAAAGAATTGAATATTCCGGTTTTTGATGTGGACACCATACCGACATTGATTGACTGGAGAGAATAA
- a CDS encoding LytTR family transcriptional regulator produces MKAYRFKYAGRPRNVFPFEILKIEAAENYSIIHLKEGKSMIIAKTLKRFEEELENAFFRINRKLLINIDSIDSQEGNQLKLNNGQSHKISRRRVIGFENFIKKSSLTI; encoded by the coding sequence ATGAAAGCTTACAGATTTAAATATGCCGGAAGGCCAAGGAATGTATTTCCATTCGAAATTCTGAAAATTGAAGCGGCCGAAAATTATTCGATTATACATTTGAAAGAAGGCAAGTCTATGATAATTGCCAAAACGCTGAAAAGGTTTGAGGAAGAGCTGGAAAACGCTTTTTTCAGGATTAATCGTAAGCTTCTGATCAATATCGATTCGATAGATTCACAAGAGGGCAATCAATTGAAACTAAACAACGGGCAGAGTCACAAAATATCCAGAAGAAGGGTAATTGGATTTGAAAATTTTATAAAAAAAAGCAGTTTAACCATTTAA
- a CDS encoding tetratricopeptide repeat-containing sensor histidine kinase produces the protein MKQRFVFLFIILSNISFAQKTQEAIKDLYLKVIEFDETKIDSLRIYANQIEKDSKSINYTEGECYGYRLRGIAFELEGKYQEASKEYHSGLKISESKKDKAAKLMMISDLGALSISLKQYKKAKEHFLKSLEITKSQIPTPKPKRFSSIYSNLGICYKNLNQIDSALFYYSESLKIKRQIGDSAGIATLGINMSSLLVQQKKYSEAKELLDYNLDYHTRKQELDDLWHDNLNLSTVYRLTGNIKKSKEHLDIGMELAKKLNSQSKIAETYQYYSILFEQTGDFEQAYKNYAKYHELDKELINTETNSAIEELETKYETEKKTAENKLLTQELETQKQRNILWAALSIAVALAAAAIGWALWQNRKKNKILTEKNYFIQSQNKKLAELNQEKNNLISIVSHDLGSPFSGINLWSNILGKNEKLDSEAKEAVSNIQKMAEYGQKMVQQILNIEKDETQGRSLNLEKLNIVSTIKEVIEDFGPAANGKGIQIEFNSEKETVDYLTDKQYLTRILENLISNSLKYSHRNGKVLINLEKGVEEIKVKIKDFGVGMTQEDQRNLFSKYGQTSSKPTENETSTGLGLHIVKRLLDELGGKITCTSELGKGSEFEVIFKK, from the coding sequence ATGAAACAAAGATTTGTTTTCCTGTTTATTATCCTTTCAAATATTTCTTTTGCTCAAAAAACTCAGGAGGCAATTAAAGATTTGTATTTGAAAGTAATAGAATTTGATGAAACAAAGATTGACTCTTTAAGAATATATGCAAATCAGATAGAAAAAGACTCTAAATCAATCAATTATACCGAAGGAGAGTGTTATGGGTACAGACTTCGGGGGATTGCCTTTGAATTGGAAGGGAAGTATCAGGAGGCTTCAAAAGAATATCATTCAGGTCTTAAAATAAGTGAATCAAAGAAGGACAAAGCTGCAAAATTAATGATGATTAGTGACCTAGGGGCTTTGAGTATCTCTTTGAAACAATACAAAAAGGCGAAAGAACATTTCCTGAAATCACTAGAAATTACTAAAAGTCAGATACCAACACCAAAACCCAAAAGGTTCTCGTCTATTTATTCCAATTTAGGCATTTGCTACAAAAATCTAAATCAGATCGACTCTGCCTTATTTTATTATTCTGAATCTTTGAAAATTAAAAGGCAAATCGGAGATTCTGCAGGTATCGCAACTTTGGGCATTAATATGAGCTCGCTTTTGGTTCAACAAAAGAAGTATTCTGAAGCAAAAGAATTATTGGATTATAATTTGGATTACCATACCAGAAAACAAGAATTAGATGATTTGTGGCATGATAATTTGAATTTATCAACTGTTTATAGATTGACAGGTAACATTAAGAAGTCCAAAGAACATTTGGATATAGGTATGGAATTAGCTAAAAAGTTAAATTCTCAATCAAAAATCGCAGAAACGTATCAGTACTATTCTATATTATTTGAACAAACTGGAGATTTTGAGCAAGCCTATAAAAACTATGCTAAATATCACGAATTAGACAAAGAACTCATCAATACCGAAACCAATAGTGCGATAGAAGAGCTGGAAACCAAATACGAAACTGAAAAGAAAACTGCTGAAAACAAGCTTTTAACGCAGGAATTGGAAACCCAAAAACAAAGAAATATTTTGTGGGCGGCATTGAGTATTGCGGTGGCATTAGCAGCAGCTGCTATAGGCTGGGCATTGTGGCAAAATCGAAAAAAGAATAAGATTCTGACTGAAAAGAACTATTTTATTCAGTCTCAAAATAAAAAACTGGCCGAACTCAATCAGGAGAAAAATAACCTCATCAGCATTGTTTCGCATGATTTGGGAAGCCCTTTTTCAGGGATAAATCTATGGAGCAATATTTTGGGTAAAAATGAAAAGTTGGATTCAGAAGCCAAAGAAGCCGTTAGCAATATCCAAAAAATGGCGGAGTATGGTCAAAAAATGGTGCAACAGATCTTGAATATAGAGAAAGATGAAACCCAGGGCAGGAGTCTAAACCTTGAAAAATTAAATATCGTTTCCACCATCAAAGAAGTAATAGAGGATTTTGGACCGGCGGCAAATGGCAAAGGTATTCAGATAGAATTTAATTCAGAAAAAGAAACAGTTGATTATCTGACAGACAAACAATATTTGACCCGAATACTGGAGAATCTGATTTCAAATTCCCTCAAATATTCACATCGGAATGGAAAAGTATTGATTAATCTGGAGAAAGGGGTTGAAGAAATAAAAGTAAAAATAAAGGATTTCGGTGTAGGTATGACCCAGGAAGATCAGCGAAATCTTTTCTCAAAATATGGCCAAACCAGCTCAAAACCTACCGAAAATGAAACTTCGACAGGCCTTGGGCTGCATATTGTAAAACGACTTCTGGATGAACTTGGAGGAAAAATCACTTGTACCAGTGAATTGGGTAAGGGCTCGGAATTTGAGGTTATTTTCAAAAAATAA
- a CDS encoding DUF349 domain-containing protein: MKGVTLENEYAYIADSKVFLKGYMGMPDRQIGEVKRTEEEAFQYFVNRYDIAVSKVNQLESEILEAQNKGSYLTKLIQLRKRLLNFDGIGNFIPLLEKLDVLEDELSSLIQDNQASNLEIKKALIEEARPYADSTDWKDTADVLQEIRTKWIRTGPVEKELNDQIEEEFKVILDQFYQTRKTHFEEQNRIIDEKINKYNDLISKAEELSSREDWDEAFVELKNLQTEWKIIGDIPPKVLKALYKNFKKHTSYFYEKYCRAKGIVPKRRVDPRIEAQMKMVREVEKLAEAEDMMAATNRAKYLLNEWKTIRVPSHLADRNLAERFRGACDKIFELSYLHKVISRKYPTFNFLSDRQKDLTKYREMDNIVKRARTDLDDLVQSYESQSAGYEMDQMMQSNLKTQKRKLLMKEVILEELRQKEASL; the protein is encoded by the coding sequence ATGAAAGGCGTTACACTAGAAAACGAATACGCTTACATCGCTGATAGTAAGGTATTTCTAAAGGGCTATATGGGTATGCCCGACCGACAGATTGGAGAAGTAAAAAGAACTGAGGAAGAAGCCTTCCAGTACTTCGTCAATAGATACGACATTGCCGTATCTAAGGTAAATCAGCTCGAGTCCGAAATTTTAGAGGCTCAAAACAAAGGTTCATACCTTACAAAACTGATTCAGTTACGCAAGCGATTGCTGAACTTTGATGGTATCGGGAATTTTATTCCTCTACTTGAAAAACTGGACGTTTTGGAAGATGAACTGTCAAGTCTTATTCAAGATAATCAAGCTTCAAATCTTGAAATCAAAAAAGCCTTGATTGAAGAAGCTCGGCCTTATGCCGACAGCACCGATTGGAAAGACACTGCAGACGTACTTCAGGAGATCCGCACCAAGTGGATACGTACCGGACCGGTAGAGAAAGAACTCAACGACCAGATCGAAGAAGAGTTTAAAGTTATTCTTGACCAGTTTTATCAGACCAGAAAAACTCATTTTGAAGAGCAAAATCGTATTATTGATGAGAAAATCAATAAGTACAATGATTTGATCAGCAAAGCTGAGGAATTGTCTTCGAGAGAAGATTGGGATGAGGCATTTGTGGAATTGAAAAACTTGCAGACCGAGTGGAAAATCATTGGTGATATTCCGCCTAAAGTCCTAAAAGCTCTTTACAAAAACTTCAAAAAACACACCAGTTATTTCTACGAAAAATATTGTAGAGCTAAAGGGATTGTTCCGAAAAGAAGAGTTGATCCGAGAATTGAAGCTCAGATGAAAATGGTTCGTGAAGTTGAAAAACTTGCTGAAGCTGAAGACATGATGGCTGCTACCAACAGAGCTAAATACCTGTTGAACGAGTGGAAAACTATCAGAGTACCTTCGCATTTGGCTGACCGTAACCTTGCTGAAAGATTCCGTGGAGCTTGTGATAAGATTTTTGAATTGTCTTACCTGCACAAAGTAATCTCGAGGAAATATCCAACTTTCAACTTCCTGAGCGACAGACAAAAAGACCTTACCAAATATCGTGAAATGGACAATATCGTGAAAAGAGCGAGAACTGACCTTGACGATTTGGTACAATCTTATGAAAGTCAAAGTGCAGGTTATGAAATGGATCAGATGATGCAGTCAAACCTAAAAACTCAGAAGCGTAAGCTTTTGATGAAAGAGGTGATACTTGAAGAATTGAGACAAAAGGAAGCAAGCCTTTAA
- the ettA gene encoding energy-dependent translational throttle protein EttA — protein MSEQIIFSMAGVSKIIPPSRQVLKNIYLSFFYGAKIGVLGLNGSGKSTLLRVIAGIDKNIQGEVVFSPGYSVGMLEQEPQLDGSKTVKEIVEEGVQEIVNLLKEFDEINEAFADPDADFDKLMERQGEVQEKLDAHDAWELDSRLERAMDALRCPPSEALVSTLSGGEKRRVALCRLLLQEPDVLLLDEPTNHLDAESVLWLEQHLNQYKGTVIAVTHDRYFLDNVAGWILELDRGEGIPWKGNYSSWLEQKQNRLAKEEKTESKRQKTLQRELEWVRMSPKGRTAKAKARLTAYDNLLNQDTKEREEKLELYIPPGPRLGNKVIEAKNIKMGFGDRLLYEDLSFSLPPAGIVGIIGPNGAGKTTLFKLITGALKPLSGEFEVGDTVQLSYVDQEHSSLDAGKSVYELISGGNEWIQLGNKQMNARAYVSKFNFAGSDQEKKIGVLSGGERNRVHLAMMLKEGGNLLLLDEPTNDLDVNTLRALEEGLENFAGCAVVISHDRWFLDRVATHILAFEGDSNVVWFEGNFSEYEENHRKRMGNDLTPKRIKYRKLQ, from the coding sequence ATGAGCGAACAAATCATCTTTTCGATGGCCGGTGTAAGCAAAATTATTCCTCCCAGTCGTCAAGTTTTAAAAAATATTTATCTGTCATTTTTCTATGGAGCAAAAATAGGAGTATTGGGATTGAATGGCTCCGGTAAGTCCACATTATTAAGAGTTATTGCGGGTATTGACAAGAATATTCAGGGTGAAGTTGTATTTTCTCCGGGTTACTCAGTGGGTATGCTCGAGCAGGAACCTCAGCTTGATGGCTCCAAAACTGTAAAGGAAATAGTGGAGGAAGGTGTACAGGAAATAGTTAATCTTCTGAAAGAATTTGATGAAATAAACGAAGCCTTTGCTGATCCTGATGCCGATTTTGATAAGTTGATGGAACGCCAGGGTGAAGTACAGGAAAAGTTAGATGCCCATGATGCCTGGGAACTTGACAGTCGTCTGGAAAGAGCCATGGATGCACTTCGTTGCCCGCCATCTGAGGCTTTGGTAAGTACGCTTTCTGGTGGTGAAAAACGCCGGGTTGCCCTTTGCCGATTGCTTCTTCAGGAACCCGATGTATTATTATTAGATGAACCTACCAATCATTTGGATGCAGAGTCTGTTTTGTGGCTGGAGCAGCATCTCAATCAATACAAAGGCACTGTAATTGCCGTGACCCATGATCGTTATTTTCTTGATAATGTAGCAGGATGGATTCTGGAACTGGATAGGGGTGAGGGTATTCCATGGAAAGGAAATTATTCTTCATGGTTAGAACAAAAACAAAATCGCCTTGCCAAAGAAGAGAAAACGGAATCAAAACGTCAGAAAACTCTGCAGAGGGAGTTGGAATGGGTGCGTATGTCGCCCAAAGGCCGTACTGCAAAAGCGAAAGCTCGTTTGACAGCCTATGATAACCTACTCAATCAGGACACCAAAGAAAGAGAAGAAAAACTGGAGCTTTATATCCCACCGGGACCAAGGCTTGGAAATAAAGTAATAGAAGCCAAAAACATAAAAATGGGTTTTGGTGACAGACTGCTTTATGAAGATTTGAGCTTCAGCCTTCCACCAGCCGGTATTGTGGGAATAATCGGGCCAAATGGTGCAGGTAAAACCACGCTTTTCAAACTTATTACCGGTGCATTGAAACCTTTGAGTGGGGAATTTGAAGTCGGTGATACAGTTCAACTCTCTTATGTAGATCAGGAACATAGTAGCCTGGATGCCGGAAAGTCGGTGTATGAATTAATTTCCGGAGGCAATGAGTGGATACAGCTTGGAAATAAGCAAATGAACGCCCGGGCTTATGTGAGTAAGTTTAACTTTGCCGGCTCCGATCAGGAAAAGAAAATAGGAGTTCTTTCGGGCGGCGAGCGTAACCGCGTTCACCTGGCCATGATGCTCAAAGAAGGAGGAAACTTACTGTTGCTCGATGAGCCTACCAACGACCTGGACGTAAATACCTTGCGGGCACTGGAGGAAGGCCTTGAAAACTTTGCAGGTTGTGCAGTAGTGATTTCACACGACAGGTGGTTTTTGGACAGGGTTGCTACTCATATACTTGCCTTTGAGGGAGATTCCAATGTGGTGTGGTTTGAAGGGAACTTCTCAGAATATGAAGAAAACCACCGCAAAAGAATGGGCAATGACCTTACACCCAAAAGAATAAAATACAGAAAACTTCAATAA
- a CDS encoding YceI family protein: protein MKKTFLSLVAALVSVASFAQTWTLDKAHAGVNFSITHMMISEVDGSFKAFDAKLTSSKADFTDAVFEFSADVNSINTGNDMRDGHLKSPDFFDAAKTGTITFKSTSVKKGKGQSYTIVGNLTMHGVTKPITLAATIKGPVENPRSKKLMMGINATGTVNRVAFGVGTSGATLSDDVTFKVGGEFTKD from the coding sequence ATGAAAAAAACATTTTTATCTCTTGTTGCTGCTTTGGTTTCAGTAGCTTCTTTCGCCCAAACCTGGACTCTTGACAAAGCTCACGCTGGTGTAAACTTCTCTATCACGCACATGATGATCTCTGAAGTTGACGGAAGTTTCAAAGCTTTTGATGCTAAATTGACTTCTTCAAAAGCTGATTTCACCGATGCAGTTTTCGAATTTTCGGCTGATGTTAACTCTATCAACACCGGAAACGATATGAGAGACGGTCATTTGAAAAGCCCTGATTTCTTTGATGCTGCCAAAACAGGTACTATCACTTTCAAGAGCACTTCAGTGAAGAAAGGTAAAGGTCAAAGCTACACTATAGTAGGAAACCTTACGATGCATGGCGTAACAAAGCCAATCACTTTGGCGGCTACTATCAAAGGACCAGTTGAAAACCCAAGAAGCAAAAAATTGATGATGGGTATCAACGCTACAGGAACAGTTAACCGTGTGGCTTTCGGAGTAGGAACTTCAGGTGCTACTTTGAGCGACGACGTTACTTTCAAAGTAGGTGGTGAGTTCACAAAAGACTGA
- a CDS encoding aminotransferase class IV family protein, translating into MHHCWFNGNITEASKTQININDLGLLRGYGLFDYFRTYNKRPFQWDWYWERYERSAKLLKIQNPITKQEAYEVVTQLIAMHGKGDLAIRFVLTGGYSYDSVTAAKSNLLIISEGIHFAAPDDYINGIKVISYEFVRDLPAIKSIDYKHFMILQDEFKAQKAADVLYHKNGEISELSRSNVFLINGNKLITPDKNILEGITRRTVLELAKNDFEIEIRPVGFQETLDAEEVFTTSTTKRVLPISRIDDHFIGSGKIGPKTQSLLDKINNMVENW; encoded by the coding sequence ATGCATCACTGTTGGTTTAACGGAAATATCACTGAAGCCTCGAAAACTCAAATAAACATCAATGACCTGGGCTTATTGCGGGGATATGGACTTTTTGACTATTTCAGAACTTACAACAAGCGGCCGTTTCAGTGGGACTGGTACTGGGAAAGATATGAGCGGTCGGCAAAATTACTGAAAATACAAAATCCTATTACCAAGCAGGAAGCTTATGAGGTGGTAACACAACTTATTGCTATGCATGGAAAAGGTGATTTGGCAATCAGATTTGTGCTTACAGGCGGATATTCTTATGACTCTGTAACGGCAGCAAAATCAAATCTTTTGATTATTTCCGAAGGTATCCACTTTGCAGCTCCTGACGATTATATCAATGGTATCAAAGTAATTAGTTATGAATTTGTAAGAGATTTGCCTGCTATAAAAAGTATTGATTACAAGCATTTTATGATATTGCAAGATGAATTTAAAGCTCAAAAAGCAGCAGATGTTTTGTATCATAAAAATGGAGAAATAAGCGAACTAAGCCGCAGCAATGTATTTCTGATCAACGGGAACAAGCTCATAACCCCTGACAAAAATATTCTGGAAGGCATCACCCGCAGAACAGTGCTGGAATTGGCTAAAAATGATTTTGAAATTGAGATCAGGCCGGTGGGATTTCAGGAAACGCTTGATGCCGAGGAAGTTTTCACTACCAGTACAACAAAAAGAGTTTTGCCTATTTCCCGAATAGATGACCATTTCATCGGCTCGGGAAAAATTGGCCCTAAAACACAGTCATTGCTTGATAAAATCAATAATATGGTGGAGAATTGGTAA
- a CDS encoding WbqC family protein, protein MKKVAIMQPYFLPYIGYFQLIAAVDEFVIYDNIQFSKKGWIHRNRMLQNGKDEYFSLPLKKDSDYLDVNQRFLSEGWSEEREKILRKIRENYRKAPHFEQIFPVIEEIFRNEQTNLFDFIFSSLKKICDLLDIKTPLIVSSEIDCDHALKSQERVMAICSALGATDYLNPIGGWELYNTADFEQKNINLHFQKIRNIEYQQMPGKEFVPWLSILDVLMFNDLHTIKNWLGEFDHLRKES, encoded by the coding sequence ATGAAGAAAGTTGCCATCATGCAACCCTACTTCTTGCCATATATCGGGTATTTTCAGTTAATAGCCGCTGTAGATGAGTTTGTAATCTACGACAACATACAGTTTAGCAAAAAAGGATGGATTCACCGCAACCGCATGCTGCAGAACGGGAAAGACGAATATTTTTCACTTCCCCTGAAAAAAGATTCTGATTATCTGGATGTTAACCAAAGGTTTCTGAGTGAAGGTTGGAGCGAGGAAAGAGAGAAAATACTAAGAAAAATAAGAGAAAACTACAGAAAAGCTCCTCATTTTGAGCAAATTTTTCCGGTAATAGAAGAAATTTTTAGAAATGAGCAAACCAACCTTTTCGATTTTATTTTTTCTTCTTTAAAGAAAATATGCGATCTTCTGGATATAAAAACGCCTTTAATAGTTTCTTCAGAAATTGATTGTGATCATGCCTTAAAAAGTCAGGAAAGGGTAATGGCTATCTGCTCAGCATTGGGAGCGACAGACTATCTCAATCCAATTGGTGGTTGGGAATTGTACAATACAGCTGATTTTGAACAAAAAAACATAAATCTTCATTTTCAGAAAATCAGAAATATAGAATACCAGCAGATGCCCGGAAAAGAATTTGTGCCCTGGCTTTCTATTTTGGATGTTTTGATGTTTAACGACTTGCACACTATCAAAAACTGGCTGGGCGAATTTGACCATTTAAGAAAAGAATCATGA
- a CDS encoding response regulator transcription factor, producing MKTKIFILDDHEIFLNGLVKLLEDSFEIEGSFTRSEDLLQALRSKPVEVLVLDVQLPEISAEDLLQRIRADFPNQKIIYLTLLRGTRMIQKLQKFGIQGYVMKNAPTEELLKGIKTVANGQTYFSKEIDSINNDDDLKNTLTFPDNKVEDILSPREVEILKLVCEEMSSSEIAAKLFLSVSTVDTHRKNILIKLGVSNTVGLVKYALKHQLLK from the coding sequence TTGAAAACTAAAATTTTCATTCTTGACGATCATGAGATTTTTCTGAATGGTCTCGTAAAACTTCTGGAAGATTCTTTTGAAATCGAAGGTAGTTTTACCAGGTCTGAAGATCTATTGCAAGCTTTGAGATCAAAGCCTGTAGAAGTATTGGTTTTGGATGTACAGTTGCCCGAAATTTCCGCAGAAGATCTGCTTCAAAGAATAAGGGCTGATTTTCCCAATCAAAAGATTATTTATCTTACTCTTCTGAGAGGAACTAGGATGATTCAAAAACTTCAAAAGTTTGGAATACAGGGCTATGTTATGAAAAATGCACCTACAGAAGAGCTTTTGAAGGGAATAAAAACAGTTGCGAATGGTCAAACCTATTTCTCTAAGGAAATCGACTCCATCAACAATGATGACGATCTGAAAAATACGCTCACTTTTCCTGACAACAAAGTGGAAGATATTCTATCGCCGAGAGAAGTAGAAATTTTGAAATTGGTTTGCGAGGAAATGAGCAGCAGCGAGATAGCCGCAAAGCTTTTCCTAAGCGTGAGTACCGTGGATACACACCGAAAGAATATTTTGATAAAACTAGGTGTAAGTAATACGGTGGGTTTGGTTAAATATGCCTTAAAACATCAATTGTTAAAATGA